One genomic segment of Dysosmobacter sp. Marseille-Q4140 includes these proteins:
- a CDS encoding zinc ABC transporter substrate-binding protein yields the protein MNKRLTPVTAALLAAFLLLSGCGKTETAPADGETDKLTVVATVFPAYDFARAVGGEAAEVSLLLPPGAESHSYEPTPADIMAVQQCDLFLYLGGESDTWVETILESVEPQGTTLRMIDCVDLLEEETVEGMESHEDKHDHDEGLGLGEVVGYDEHVWTSPRNAAQITRAIGAEMEALDPSNAAFYAANAADYAGQIEALDREFADFFAGVADRTMVFGDRFPLRYFADEFDIPYYAAFPGCSTQTEPSAATIAFLTEKVREEGISTVWYIEFSNHLVADSIAEAAGAETAMFHSCHNVSADDLAAGATYISLMTDNLETLRQHMC from the coding sequence GTGAACAAGAGACTGACCCCTGTGACCGCCGCTCTGCTGGCGGCCTTTCTGCTGCTCTCCGGCTGCGGCAAAACAGAGACGGCCCCCGCCGACGGGGAGACGGACAAGCTGACCGTGGTGGCCACGGTGTTCCCGGCCTACGATTTTGCCCGGGCCGTGGGCGGCGAGGCGGCGGAGGTGTCCCTGCTGCTGCCGCCGGGGGCGGAGAGCCACTCCTATGAGCCCACCCCCGCCGACATCATGGCGGTGCAGCAGTGCGACCTGTTCCTCTACCTGGGCGGCGAGTCCGACACCTGGGTGGAGACGATCCTGGAGTCCGTGGAGCCCCAGGGAACCACGCTGCGGATGATCGACTGCGTGGACCTGCTGGAGGAGGAGACCGTGGAGGGCATGGAGAGCCACGAGGACAAGCATGACCACGACGAGGGCCTGGGCCTTGGAGAAGTGGTGGGCTACGACGAGCACGTGTGGACCTCCCCCCGGAACGCTGCCCAGATCACCCGGGCCATCGGGGCGGAGATGGAGGCTTTGGATCCGTCCAACGCTGCGTTCTATGCGGCCAACGCGGCGGACTACGCCGGTCAGATCGAGGCCCTGGACCGGGAATTTGCCGATTTCTTCGCCGGCGTGGCCGACCGGACCATGGTGTTCGGCGACCGTTTCCCCCTGCGGTATTTCGCCGACGAGTTTGACATCCCCTATTACGCCGCCTTCCCCGGGTGTAGCACCCAGACGGAACCCTCCGCCGCCACCATCGCCTTTTTGACGGAAAAGGTCCGGGAGGAGGGAATCTCCACCGTGTGGTATATTGAATTTTCCAATCATTTGGTGGCGGACAGCATTGCCGAGGCCGCGGGCGCGGAGACGGCGATGTTCCACTCCTGCCACAACGTCTCTGCCGATGATTTGGCGGCGGGAGCCACCTACATCTCCTTGATGACAGACAACCTGGAGACCCTGCGCCAGCATATGTGCTGA
- a CDS encoding helix-turn-helix transcriptional regulator has protein sequence MDNRVEELRRQRGLSQEAFAKAIRVSRQTVSSIENGRYNPSLDLAFTISDFFGLPVEEIFLHERSVFHEKK, from the coding sequence ATGGACAATCGGGTGGAGGAGCTGCGGCGGCAGCGGGGCCTGAGCCAGGAGGCCTTCGCCAAGGCCATCCGGGTCTCTCGGCAGACGGTCAGCTCCATCGAAAACGGGCGCTACAACCCCTCCCTGGACCTGGCATTTACCATTTCCGATTTCTTCGGTTTACCGGTGGAGGAGATCTTCCTACACGAAAGGAGTGTGTTCCATGAAAAAAAGTAA
- a CDS encoding pyruvate ferredoxin oxidoreductase (catalyzes the formation of acetyl-CoA from pyruvate and coenzyme A), whose translation MSYNLKENLLREERLAGGHRMCAGCGSPIAVRTVLRQVEPGDQVIVCNATGCLEVSTSVYPYTSWKGSWIHNAFENAGATLSGVETAYNALKKRGKLDDTYKFIAFGGDGGTYDIGFQSLSGAMERGHDMVYVCYDNEAYMNTGIQRSSSTPHFADTTTTPAGTVVPGKLQKKKDLTKIMVAHGVPYVAQTTFIGNFKDISEKAHKAIYTPGAAFLNVMAPCPRGWRYPSEKLMEVTKMAVETCVWPLYEVVEGKYILSYKPKNKLPVEEYLKMQGRFAHMFKPGNEWMIEEVQKEVDRNWEDLLKLCEL comes from the coding sequence ATGAGTTACAATCTGAAAGAGAACCTGCTCCGGGAGGAGCGGTTGGCCGGCGGCCACCGGATGTGCGCCGGATGCGGCTCTCCCATCGCGGTGCGTACGGTGCTGCGTCAGGTGGAGCCCGGCGATCAGGTGATCGTGTGCAACGCCACGGGCTGCCTGGAGGTTTCCACCTCCGTGTATCCCTACACCTCCTGGAAGGGCAGCTGGATCCACAATGCCTTTGAGAATGCCGGCGCCACCCTGAGCGGCGTGGAGACGGCCTACAACGCCCTGAAGAAACGGGGCAAGCTGGACGATACCTACAAGTTCATCGCCTTCGGCGGCGACGGCGGCACCTACGACATCGGCTTCCAGAGCCTGTCCGGCGCCATGGAGCGCGGCCATGACATGGTCTACGTCTGCTACGACAACGAGGCCTACATGAACACCGGTATCCAGCGTTCTTCCTCCACGCCCCACTTCGCCGACACCACCACGACCCCCGCGGGCACGGTGGTCCCCGGCAAGCTGCAGAAGAAAAAGGATCTGACCAAGATCATGGTGGCCCACGGTGTGCCGTATGTTGCTCAGACCACCTTTATCGGCAACTTCAAGGACATCAGCGAGAAGGCCCACAAGGCCATCTACACCCCCGGCGCCGCCTTCCTGAACGTGATGGCTCCCTGCCCCCGCGGCTGGCGCTATCCCAGCGAAAAGCTGATGGAAGTGACCAAGATGGCGGTGGAGACCTGCGTGTGGCCCCTGTACGAGGTGGTCGAAGGCAAGTACATCCTCAGCTACAAGCCCAAGAACAAGCTGCCCGTTGAGGAGTATCTGAAGATGCAGGGGCGTTTCGCCCACATGTTCAAGCCCGGCAACGAGTGGATGATCGAAGAGGTCCAGAAGGAAGTGGACCGCAACTGGGAGGATCTGCTCAAGCTCTGCGAGCTGTAA
- the porA gene encoding pyruvate ferredoxin oxidoreductase, which produces MGIRERLSGNEACAYAMKQINPDVMGAFPITPSTEIPQYFAAYVDNGQVDTEFIAVESEHSAMSTCIGAEAAGCRAISATSSCGLCYMTEMLYVAASDRLPITLAVSTRALSGPININNDHSDAMGVRDTGWIQLHAETNQEMYDNYLQAMRIGEAVGLPIMVCQDGFITSHAIENIELVEDDKVKAFVGEYKPVINIMDKDHPTSVGPYAVPTYYMEAKRQQAQAMIDAKEVIRKVGKEFGEMTGRTYGLVEEYMMDDADVAIILMGSSAGTAKEAIQELRAEGHKVGLIKIRAFRPFPKEEIVAALSKVKAFAVMDKADSFSALCGPIYADTCAALYTAPVRPLGINYIYGLGGRDVRVDSIKHVFAEVEKIAATGEVGETYRYLDVRE; this is translated from the coding sequence ATGGGAATCAGAGAGAGACTTTCCGGCAATGAGGCCTGCGCCTATGCCATGAAGCAGATCAACCCGGACGTGATGGGCGCGTTCCCCATCACCCCGTCCACCGAGATCCCGCAGTATTTCGCGGCCTATGTGGACAACGGGCAGGTCGATACGGAGTTCATCGCGGTGGAGAGCGAGCACAGCGCCATGTCCACCTGCATCGGCGCCGAGGCGGCGGGCTGCCGCGCCATCAGCGCCACCTCCTCCTGCGGTCTGTGCTACATGACCGAGATGCTGTATGTGGCGGCCTCCGACCGGCTGCCCATCACCCTGGCGGTGTCCACCCGCGCCCTGAGCGGCCCCATCAACATCAACAACGACCACTCCGACGCCATGGGCGTCCGTGACACCGGCTGGATCCAGCTGCACGCCGAGACCAACCAGGAGATGTACGACAACTACCTCCAGGCCATGCGGATCGGCGAGGCCGTTGGCCTGCCCATCATGGTCTGCCAGGACGGCTTCATCACCTCCCACGCCATCGAGAACATCGAGCTGGTGGAGGATGACAAGGTGAAGGCCTTCGTGGGCGAGTACAAGCCCGTCATCAACATCATGGACAAGGATCACCCCACCTCCGTGGGCCCCTACGCCGTTCCCACCTACTACATGGAGGCCAAGCGTCAGCAGGCTCAGGCCATGATCGACGCCAAGGAGGTCATCCGCAAGGTGGGCAAGGAGTTCGGCGAGATGACCGGCCGGACCTACGGCCTGGTGGAAGAGTACATGATGGATGACGCCGACGTGGCCATCATCCTGATGGGTTCCTCCGCCGGCACCGCCAAGGAAGCCATCCAGGAGCTGCGGGCCGAGGGCCACAAGGTGGGCCTCATCAAGATCCGTGCCTTCCGTCCCTTCCCCAAGGAGGAGATCGTCGCCGCGCTGAGCAAGGTGAAGGCCTTTGCCGTCATGGACAAGGCAGACAGCTTCAGCGCCTTGTGCGGTCCCATCTACGCCGACACCTGCGCCGCGCTGTATACCGCGCCGGTGCGTCCGCTGGGCATCAACTACATCTACGGCCTGGGCGGCCGTGATGTGCGCGTGGACAGCATCAAGCACGTGTTCGCGGAAGTGGAAAAGATCGCGGCCACCGGCGAGGTGGGCGAGACCTATCGTTACCTGGATGTCCGGGAATAA
- a CDS encoding 4Fe-4S binding protein: MSFMKAKDINEHITWRDITPGCTIFEGASSELVNTGDWRTLKPVIHWDKCKQCLLCAPVCPDLSIPVTADGKRGDFNYFFCKGCGICANACPFGAIEMVKDEK; this comes from the coding sequence ATGAGCTTCATGAAAGCCAAGGACATCAACGAACATATCACCTGGAGAGACATCACTCCGGGCTGCACGATTTTTGAGGGCGCGTCCTCTGAGCTGGTCAACACCGGCGACTGGCGGACCCTGAAGCCCGTGATCCACTGGGACAAGTGCAAGCAGTGCCTGCTGTGCGCTCCCGTGTGTCCCGACCTGTCCATCCCCGTGACCGCCGACGGCAAGCGGGGCGATTTCAATTACTTCTTCTGCAAGGGCTGCGGCATCTGCGCCAACGCCTGCCCCTTCGGAGCGATTGAAATGGTCAAGGACGAGAAATAA
- a CDS encoding 2-oxoacid:acceptor oxidoreductase family protein has translation MKEIVEIRWHGRGGQGAKTASLLLADAAFNTGKYVQGFPEYGPERMGAPITAYNRISSERSTVHSNIYEPDYVVVVDETLISAVDVTAGLKKEGAIVINSSKSPAELRPKLKGYEGRVCTIDAGKISEEELGKNFPNTPMLAAIVKVSGVIGEEEFIKDMEGSFKHKFASKPQVIEGNMRALKRSLEEVQVG, from the coding sequence ATGAAAGAGATCGTAGAGATCCGGTGGCATGGCCGCGGCGGTCAGGGCGCCAAGACGGCGTCGCTGCTGCTGGCGGACGCTGCGTTCAACACGGGCAAGTACGTCCAGGGCTTCCCGGAGTACGGCCCGGAGCGCATGGGTGCGCCCATCACGGCGTACAACCGGATCAGTTCCGAGCGGAGCACCGTTCACTCCAACATCTATGAGCCCGACTACGTGGTGGTCGTGGACGAGACGCTGATCAGCGCCGTGGACGTGACCGCAGGCCTCAAGAAAGAGGGCGCCATCGTCATCAACTCCAGCAAGAGCCCTGCCGAGCTGCGGCCCAAGCTGAAGGGCTATGAGGGCCGTGTGTGCACCATCGACGCCGGCAAGATCAGCGAGGAGGAGCTGGGCAAGAACTTCCCCAACACTCCCATGCTGGCTGCCATCGTGAAGGTGTCCGGCGTCATTGGCGAGGAGGAGTTCATTAAGGATATGGAGGGCTCCTTCAAGCACAAGTTCGCCAGCAAGCCCCAGGTCATTGAGGGCAACATGCGGGCGCTGAAGAGATCTCTGGAGGAGGTGCAGGTAGGATGA
- a CDS encoding chromate transporter, protein MIYAQLFYEFFKTGLFAIGGGMATLPFLHDIGQTTGWYTQAQLMNMLAVSESTPGPIGINMATYVGYTVGGIPGAIIATIGEVTPSIIVILIVAMMLKKFRDSKYVNDAFYGLRPASTGLIGAACVSVILEVLTGIEVVTPEAGILNSFALPGGWGSLVSWRGLALAAVLLVLTNGVKKVKDWHPIVFIGLSAVVGVAFGFAGV, encoded by the coding sequence ATGATCTACGCACAGCTGTTTTACGAGTTTTTCAAGACGGGCCTGTTCGCCATCGGCGGCGGCATGGCCACGCTGCCCTTTCTCCACGACATCGGCCAGACCACCGGCTGGTACACCCAGGCCCAGCTGATGAACATGCTGGCGGTGTCGGAGTCCACGCCGGGTCCCATCGGCATCAATATGGCCACCTACGTGGGCTACACCGTGGGAGGTATCCCCGGGGCCATCATTGCCACCATCGGCGAGGTGACGCCCTCCATCATCGTCATTTTGATCGTGGCCATGATGCTCAAGAAGTTCCGGGACAGCAAGTATGTGAATGACGCCTTCTACGGCCTGCGCCCGGCCTCCACGGGCCTGATCGGCGCGGCCTGCGTGTCGGTGATCTTGGAGGTGCTGACGGGCATCGAGGTGGTGACGCCGGAGGCCGGGATCCTCAACAGCTTCGCCCTGCCGGGAGGCTGGGGGAGTCTGGTGAGCTGGCGGGGCCTGGCCCTGGCGGCGGTGCTGCTGGTGCTGACCAACGGGGTAAAAAAGGTGAAGGACTGGCATCCCATCGTGTTCATCGGCCTCTCCGCCGTGGTGGGTGTGGCCTTCGGCTTCGCCGGGGTGTGA
- a CDS encoding chromate transporter, producing the protein MEANGKGATNWELFWAFAKMGVMTFGGGMAMLPILQREVVERRHWATEEELTDYFAIGQCTPGIIAVNTATFIGQKFGGLVGGTVATLGVVFPSLVIITILAAFINNFSHIAWVQNAFAGIQVCVCVLIFNAVRKLLKKSVVDRRTAVIFLLVLAGGVLLDVSPVWFVLGAALAGVILKSLEARAA; encoded by the coding sequence ATGGAAGCGAATGGGAAAGGCGCCACCAACTGGGAGCTGTTCTGGGCCTTTGCAAAGATGGGGGTCATGACCTTCGGCGGCGGCATGGCCATGCTGCCGATCCTGCAGCGGGAGGTGGTAGAGCGCAGGCACTGGGCCACCGAGGAGGAGCTGACGGACTATTTTGCCATCGGCCAGTGCACGCCGGGCATCATCGCCGTCAACACTGCCACCTTCATCGGGCAGAAGTTCGGCGGTCTGGTGGGCGGAACGGTGGCCACCCTGGGGGTGGTGTTCCCGTCCCTGGTGATCATCACCATCCTGGCGGCCTTCATCAACAACTTCTCCCACATCGCCTGGGTCCAGAACGCCTTTGCCGGTATCCAGGTCTGCGTGTGCGTGCTGATCTTCAACGCGGTGCGGAAGCTCCTGAAAAAGTCCGTGGTGGACCGGCGGACCGCCGTGATCTTCCTGCTGGTGCTTGCGGGCGGCGTCCTGCTGGACGTGTCCCCGGTGTGGTTCGTGCTGGGAGCGGCTCTGGCGGGTGTGATCCTGAAAAGTCTGGAGGCGAGAGCGGCATGA
- a CDS encoding LysR family transcriptional regulator, with translation MTLRHLEIFRAVCARESVTQAAEALNMTQPAVSMAVKELEAFYGVRLFERMNRRLYITEAGRSLLQYADTVLTQFQESVQVLRQGGARGRCRFGMTVTIGEAWLPAILTRLERELPQLDAEAFIQNSRRTEEMVLRNEIDFALVDNVSSASRSQRVTPLLRETMAAVCAPDRYSGRTEMSLAELAEQRLLLRESGSGTRSSVDAVFQAAGLKAVPAVEGISASALLACAAAGAGITILPRSQIEAALQAGTVRELTVTDAVFQRTYFLVCHRNKYLTEGMKQAIAIVREVIA, from the coding sequence ATGACCCTGCGGCACCTGGAGATCTTCCGGGCGGTCTGCGCCAGGGAGAGTGTCACCCAGGCGGCGGAAGCTCTCAACATGACCCAGCCCGCCGTCAGCATGGCGGTGAAGGAACTGGAGGCCTTCTATGGCGTGCGGCTGTTCGAGCGGATGAACCGCCGGCTCTACATCACCGAGGCCGGCCGCAGCCTGCTCCAGTACGCCGACACGGTGCTGACCCAGTTCCAGGAGTCGGTCCAGGTGCTGCGCCAGGGCGGCGCCCGGGGCCGGTGCCGCTTCGGCATGACCGTCACCATCGGGGAGGCCTGGCTGCCGGCGATCCTGACCCGGCTGGAGCGGGAACTGCCCCAGCTGGACGCGGAGGCCTTCATCCAGAACTCCCGGCGGACCGAGGAGATGGTGCTGCGAAACGAGATCGACTTCGCTCTGGTGGACAACGTATCCTCCGCCTCTCGCTCTCAGCGGGTGACGCCGCTGCTGCGGGAGACCATGGCGGCGGTGTGCGCTCCGGACCGCTATTCCGGCCGGACGGAGATGTCCCTGGCGGAGCTGGCGGAGCAGCGGCTGCTGCTGCGGGAGAGCGGCAGCGGCACCCGCTCCAGCGTGGACGCGGTGTTCCAGGCGGCAGGGCTGAAGGCGGTCCCGGCGGTGGAGGGCATCAGCGCCTCCGCCCTGCTGGCCTGCGCCGCCGCCGGGGCGGGCATCACCATCCTGCCCCGGTCCCAGATCGAGGCGGCCCTGCAAGCAGGAACGGTCCGGGAGCTGACGGTGACCGACGCGGTGTTCCAGCGGACATACTTCCTGGTGTGCCACCGGAACAAATACCTGACGGAGGGCATGAAGCAGGCCATCGCCATCGTCCGGGAGGTCATAGCCTGA
- a CDS encoding 5-bromo-4-chloroindolyl phosphate hydrolysis family protein, with amino-acid sequence MWWTRRATSASWRRRGSKAVAGRQKKTVSDTGWGIWAAIVVLFALGIWPIALILLLVKLFGKDSKQTRQVPPPLSEQRTGSGAAAQSRSMGRGRTAVRTAMQSPLPKKSNAKWLKIAGIVLLAVGVLGMGGPIDALFWSDYWFSLWLPELLQFLALAAAGGAMLGAGIGMDRSLKRYAKYLVVVGDREAMPVAELARTLGYSAGRVEKDLEKMVDKGYFGDTAFLNVELGYLLRSGQADAELKRKRQEAQSAQTPKEAEEGYSGILRNIRRANDAIADPILSAKIDRLEEITARIFRAVEEDPQKAGRIDTFLNYYLPTTQKLLDSYAEFEAAGVEGENLRQAKARIEATMDTIVRGFEHQLDELYKADAMDVDSDIRVMETMLKRDTASVEEDFGLGGAAVQRTPEEKP; translated from the coding sequence ATGTGGTGGACGAGAAGGGCAACAAGCGCAAGCTGGAGAAGAAGGGGGAGTAAGGCCGTGGCCGGAAGGCAGAAAAAGACCGTCAGCGACACCGGCTGGGGCATCTGGGCGGCCATCGTGGTGCTGTTCGCCCTGGGCATCTGGCCCATTGCCCTGATTTTGCTGCTGGTGAAGCTGTTCGGAAAGGATAGCAAGCAGACCCGCCAGGTGCCGCCGCCTCTGAGTGAGCAGCGGACCGGAAGCGGCGCCGCCGCACAGAGCCGCTCCATGGGCCGGGGCAGGACGGCAGTTCGCACCGCCATGCAGTCCCCGCTGCCGAAAAAGTCCAACGCCAAGTGGTTGAAGATCGCAGGCATCGTGCTGCTGGCGGTGGGCGTTCTGGGCATGGGCGGCCCCATCGACGCCCTGTTCTGGTCGGACTACTGGTTCAGCCTGTGGCTGCCGGAGCTGCTGCAGTTCCTGGCCCTGGCCGCCGCCGGCGGAGCCATGCTGGGCGCCGGGATCGGTATGGACCGCAGCCTCAAGCGCTACGCCAAATACTTGGTGGTGGTGGGCGACCGGGAGGCCATGCCCGTGGCGGAACTGGCCCGGACCCTGGGCTATTCCGCCGGCCGGGTGGAAAAGGACCTGGAGAAGATGGTGGACAAGGGGTACTTCGGCGATACCGCGTTTTTGAACGTGGAGCTGGGGTATCTGCTGCGCAGCGGCCAGGCGGACGCGGAGCTGAAGCGGAAACGGCAGGAGGCCCAGTCCGCCCAGACGCCCAAGGAGGCGGAGGAGGGCTATTCCGGCATCCTGCGGAACATCCGCCGGGCCAACGACGCCATTGCCGACCCCATCCTCTCCGCCAAGATCGACCGGCTGGAGGAGATCACCGCCCGGATCTTCCGGGCGGTGGAGGAGGACCCCCAGAAAGCGGGCCGGATCGACACCTTCCTCAACTACTACCTGCCCACCACCCAGAAGCTGCTGGACTCTTACGCGGAGTTCGAAGCCGCCGGGGTGGAGGGGGAGAACCTCCGCCAGGCTAAGGCCCGCATCGAGGCTACCATGGACACCATTGTCCGGGGCTTCGAGCACCAGCTGGACGAGCTGTACAAGGCCGACGCCATGGACGTGGACAGCGACATCCGGGTCATGGAGACCATGCTGAAGCGGGACACCGCCAGCGTGGAGGAGGACTTCGGCCTGGGCGGCGCCGCTGTTCAGCGGACGCCGGAGGAGAAGCCGTAA
- a CDS encoding DUF896 domain-containing protein → MDQKQIDRINELARKAKTPEGLTQWEQAEQAALRREYIDSVLGNLSAQLDHTYVVDEKGNKRKLEKKGE, encoded by the coding sequence ATGGATCAAAAGCAGATCGACCGGATCAACGAGCTGGCCCGGAAGGCAAAGACGCCGGAGGGCTTGACGCAGTGGGAGCAGGCAGAGCAGGCGGCATTGCGCCGGGAGTATATCGACTCCGTGCTGGGCAACCTCAGCGCCCAGCTGGACCACACCTATGTGGTGGACGAGAAGGGCAACAAGCGCAAGCTGGAGAAGAAGGGGGAGTAA
- a CDS encoding DUF4177 domain-containing protein: MLEYEFEEIDCNDGGGGYSLFGGIGWETQTHQAVILRRAAEGWRYVGFIPKRQRAGGYMETIDLVFERQRPET, encoded by the coding sequence ATGCTGGAATACGAGTTTGAGGAGATCGACTGCAACGACGGCGGAGGCGGATATAGCCTCTTCGGCGGCATCGGCTGGGAGACGCAGACCCATCAGGCAGTGATCCTCCGCCGGGCGGCGGAGGGCTGGCGGTACGTGGGGTTCATCCCCAAGCGCCAGCGGGCCGGCGGATATATGGAGACCATTGACCTGGTGTTCGAGCGGCAGCGCCCGGAGACCTGA
- a CDS encoding ABC transporter ATP-binding protein, with amino-acid sequence MTIRQFRERSALRIFLSYFYPHRKLFILDMCCALVICLIDLAFPAVSRWCLYELLPQNAYGAFFAVMAVVFAAFALRALMQYVICYWGHTFGILVEADIRRDLFHHMQELSFDYYDRNRTGQLMSRLTADLFDITELAHHGPEDVFISGVTIVGALCVMFSIQWRLALVIALILPVFLAVVWRCRRSMSEASRRVKQRTAVINADIESGLSGIRTAKAFANEEAELEKFDASNNSFKTSKRQFHKAMGRFNATMEFFLCILSVAVISVGGFLIMRGQMDTVDLITFSLYITTFVNPVRKLSNFAELFANGTAGFGRFVELMREEPTLKDAPDAKDLARVEGRIDVDHVEFAYQDDLAVLHDVDLHIRPGETVAVVGPSGGGKSTLCQLIPRFYDVTAGAVRIDGQDVRQVTQESLRRNVGVVQQDVFLFAASILENIRYGKPGATEEEVARAAKLAEIYDDIVAMPEGFNTYVGERGALLSGGQKQRISIARIFLKDPPVLILDEATSALDSVTEAKLQEAFEKLSKGRTTIIIAHRLSTVRGADRIAVIEDGRITELGSHTELMEKNGAYAALVRTQELIGHGEE; translated from the coding sequence ATGACCATCCGTCAGTTTCGGGAGCGGTCCGCCCTGCGGATCTTCCTGTCCTATTTTTACCCCCACCGCAAGCTCTTTATCCTGGATATGTGCTGCGCCCTGGTGATCTGCCTGATCGACCTGGCGTTCCCTGCCGTGTCCCGGTGGTGCCTGTATGAGCTGCTGCCCCAGAACGCCTACGGCGCCTTTTTCGCCGTCATGGCGGTGGTGTTTGCGGCCTTTGCCCTGCGGGCGCTGATGCAGTACGTGATCTGCTACTGGGGCCACACCTTCGGCATTTTGGTGGAGGCGGATATCCGCCGGGACCTGTTTCACCATATGCAGGAGCTGAGCTTTGACTACTACGACCGCAATCGCACCGGCCAGCTGATGAGCAGGCTCACGGCGGACCTGTTCGATATCACGGAGCTGGCCCACCACGGCCCGGAGGATGTGTTCATCTCCGGCGTCACCATCGTGGGCGCCCTGTGCGTCATGTTCTCCATCCAGTGGCGGCTGGCATTGGTGATCGCCCTGATCCTGCCGGTATTTCTGGCGGTGGTGTGGCGCTGCCGCCGCTCCATGAGCGAGGCCTCCCGCCGGGTCAAGCAGCGGACCGCCGTCATCAACGCCGACATCGAGTCGGGCCTGTCCGGCATCCGCACCGCCAAGGCCTTTGCCAACGAGGAGGCGGAGCTGGAGAAATTCGACGCCTCCAACAACAGCTTCAAGACCTCCAAGCGCCAGTTCCACAAGGCCATGGGCCGGTTCAACGCCACCATGGAGTTCTTTTTGTGCATCCTCTCCGTGGCGGTCATCTCCGTGGGCGGCTTTTTGATCATGCGGGGACAGATGGACACCGTGGACCTCATCACCTTCAGCCTCTATATCACCACCTTCGTCAATCCCGTCCGCAAGCTCTCCAACTTCGCCGAGCTCTTCGCCAACGGCACTGCCGGTTTCGGCCGGTTCGTGGAGCTGATGCGGGAGGAGCCCACCCTGAAGGACGCCCCGGATGCAAAAGACCTGGCCCGGGTGGAGGGCCGCATCGACGTGGATCACGTGGAGTTCGCCTATCAGGACGACCTGGCCGTGCTCCACGACGTGGACCTGCACATTCGCCCCGGCGAGACCGTGGCGGTGGTGGGGCCCTCTGGCGGCGGCAAGTCAACATTATGTCAACTAATTCCCCGGTTCTACGACGTCACCGCCGGTGCGGTGCGCATCGACGGCCAGGATGTCCGGCAGGTGACCCAGGAGTCCCTGCGCCGGAACGTGGGCGTGGTGCAGCAGGACGTGTTTCTCTTTGCCGCCAGTATTCTGGAGAACATCCGCTACGGCAAGCCCGGGGCCACCGAGGAGGAGGTGGCCCGGGCGGCGAAGCTGGCGGAGATCTATGACGACATTGTGGCCATGCCCGAGGGCTTCAACACCTATGTAGGAGAGCGGGGCGCCCTGCTCTCCGGCGGCCAGAAGCAGCGGATCTCCATTGCCCGCATCTTTTTGAAGGACCCGCCGGTGCTGATCCTGGACGAGGCCACCTCCGCCCTGGACTCCGTGACGGAGGCCAAGCTCCAGGAGGCCTTTGAGAAGCTGTCCAAAGGCCGGACCACCATCATCATCGCCCACCGCCTCTCCACGGTCCGGGGCGCCGACCGCATCGCCGTCATTGAGGACGGCCGCATCACGGAGCTGGGCAGCCATACGGAGCTGATGGAGAAAAACGGCGCCTACGCGGCGCTGGTCCGGACCCAGGAGCTGATCGGCCATGGAGAAGAGTAA